The window aaaattacatattttgTTTGGAAAACATTTTAATCACAAAGAACTCAACTATTGATTTATGAATTCATTTCACTTGTTTACATTAATGACCTTATTGAATAGAAGATTAATCTATTTAAGTTTGGGGTGTTTTGATAtcttcatatattttttattttttttgcgcTAGAGGAGGAAAAAATACACATGACGCAATTCCACGAGACGAAATCTACAAACAATTTTAATGTTTAAGTTTAGCTTAGTAGGTAGTGTGTCATTTTTAGGTTGATATGAATCTGACATGCAAATTTTTGGGTTAGATTAGGGTTAATATGTTAACCCGAAAACGagacgaatatttaaaattattgtttatatgctcttttttttatatgtcactttattaataaagataataaaattacaattattacttgtaaatatgattcgaaccttctaaattgttataaacatattacatgacgggtaaattacacccatggccactgaactttacccatgtAACATTGTGgttactgaacttcaattcttcacaGTATGGTCATTGAACATTACACTTTTtcacaccggtggccactcaatgtctcaaaacgaccgttgacggttcaaaataaaaaatttgaagagttaataatattctaaggaacttttaattcttgaaaattttcgttttgaggtcatttaggtgttttttggttagaagagagagagagaaagctaaaaaaaatgattttgaaaaataaaaaatatgattttatggtaaatttcgttctgaacaactttaatgaatattttcattttgaggtcgttaccAGTCATTTTGAGGAATTAGTTAAATTAAAGAGAATAAAATTCAAtgatcataccgttaagaattgaagttcagtggacacaatgttaaaataagtaaagttcagtggccatgggtgtaatttacccattacaTGACCCTAAACTTTGCTATGGttagtgttaacatactaatctaaaaatgacatatcattatatttttttataagttatcataatatatgcataacaaaattacatgtaatctGAAAACAGGATACGAAATCGATACTGatccgaacaggttaacacgattgTGACACGAAAGTTCGGAAGTTGGGTTTGGATTTACTCTTTTTAATACGAATCTGAAAATGACACGACGCGAACATGATAATTACTAGGTCTAGTTTGCACTTGCACAACTCACTTTTTGCTTAAAAGAACttactattattaaaatttaaatacaaaattcaAAGTAAGAAGtcttatttaaaattaaattgtaCGTActaaagaaacaaaaaaaaaaaaacccacggGGTTGTGGTAGAGTGGTAAAGGCTCCTCTTTCCTTAACCAAAGGCAGGGCCGGCTCCGGACTGTTTGAAGCCCTAGGCGAGATACGAAATATAGCCCTTTTATAcaaaagtaaaattatatttatatatatatgcaatATCCTCTCTTTGACATAAAAAATACTTTAGAATTGAAAAaagatgaatatatatatatatatatatatatatcatgtaATATTTATCGAAAAATTATTCTAGCCTTTTGAGAtgcaaaatcactaattaaaattttaaattcaatGTCCTTTAATGTCTCTTTTTCAATAGATAATAAAGTTAAACCATGTGCTTTAATagtatatatagctatttttttatgtcatttaaagttcaaaaaaaaaaaaagagacgtTGCAAGATTttgaaaaatggtaaaatacgGATTTGACAgacaaatatataaaatatagacTCGATAGACCGGTGTATGTataaaatatgaatttgattGACAGATATATATTGGATTTGGATAGAAGAATAAGTAAATTCCATGATGGTCCTAACATATTAAACTATACATATGAGGCCCTACTTTTTTTGGGGCCCTAGGCGGTGGTCTTGGCTGCCTTAAAGGCAAGCCGGCCCTGACCAAAGGTTTAGGGATCGATCCTCGCCTTTGGGAATGGAAAGAATGTCCGTGCCCAGCAGTCCTACTCATAGATGTGCAAACCATCTGCGAAAGTGAATAGTCACTGCTGTCGTCGGTAGAAACACTTACGAaccaaaaaagaaacaaaataaaattgaaatgatGCAAATGATTATGTGAAATCagactaatttttttataatagagTGACATGGTGGTTTTTTTTAAGATTTTACAGCTATTCAATTAATGCACGTGAAATACAGTCACATtggcatttttcttttttcagaatGAAGGATGTATTTTATACTATTTTAACAAGTTAATGATACAAATGGAAGAcgaatttgatgattttaattgtaaattaatAAAGAGTTTATTCTCCAACTAAACTAGGAGTTAATCCCAATATGGGTATGAAAATATTACTCTCAAAGAGAAATattgtttgattgataaaagttatcGTAATACTCCCTCTAAAGAAAGATATATGGACATCATTACCCTTACTAGGGTTATAATTCAATAAGAAACATAAAGGATAAGATAGGTATATAATATGTAGACAAATGGTACTGAATGGCATAGACAGTAAATAGGACAACGACTATCAGATTGTCGACTGGTTTCCTTCGCAAGGAAGTAAAGTTTAACCCTTTCAGAGGAAGTAATCTTGAGGATTCGCCTTTAGTACTCTTCTAAGATACACCTTCAGGATAAGCCAGGGCCGTCTCCAGCATTTTGGAGGCCCTAGGCTCATTGtgcattttttttcatattaaatTGAATACTATTTTAGAAATACTAAATCGTAAATAGTAaaaccaatatattattaactacaattcaagtcatataataataacataaacctaagaaattattattcttcttgcttttgtatatgtaaaatcgagttttcttttatatatttaaaatcaagtttctttTTACCAGTCATGCGAGAAACAAGCAGACGACAaagtattaatttctgaaaattaATCTTGGACGGCTGAACTCGAACATAATCGCACGATTCTatggaaagaaagagaagaatttatcttcgagattaaaaattggttgagtagtgtatttattatgaattacaggcttaaatcactatttggaCGTCGATTGATCTAAGGAATCTTGTCATTTGGcgcttgatctatccaaaattttatcatttggccactgaactatcccaattggtgaaatttcaatccaatttggatggaaacttaatagaattattgacatatgataatattttgataactagacttgataaattttagtttagagatttgttttcttgttttaatccTATTAGTTATTTGGAtaaatcaactttaaaacgTGCGACATGTCAAGCTCATATGTCAAAAGATCACCACATATTATaaggaaacaattttatcaagagttcatcaaaattaagtagaatttcatcaatttgaatagtttatgctccaaatatgaccaaataataaattagtggccaaatattaaaattttaaataaatcagagtctaaataacattttataccaaattacaaattgtaatttataagtgcatttcgtcttagtaattaaaaaaataaaaaatttaaaaatcactacaataacaaaataatagtttatacaGTGTtttcaaatatgaaaaaaagttcaaaaaaaatcagtacaagtgttgtcaaaagaaagaaaataagacAAAAAATGAACCAACAAATGCTAATCCAAGGAATCatcaaaattgagtgaaatttcatcaatttaaataatttatggtctaaatgtgaccaaataataaattagtggccaaatattaaaattttaaataaatcagagtctaaataacattttgcaccaaattacaaattgtaattcataagtgaatttcatcttgtaatttataaaaaaaattaaaattaaaaaaaaaaagagaaaatgtgaacaaaaaatGCTAATCTAGAGAATCAAACTCTCACCCTTATAAATACTTCCACTATATCTTTACCATTTAGTCTAGCACTATTTGTTATTATATGTTTATATCTATATACTTTTTAaccataaattttttaataattatcaaattgaaaaaaaattccGATCGGAGGCCCTAGGCCGCCGCCTAGGCGGCCTCCCCCTGGAGCCGGCCCTGGGATAAGCCTTTGGTTTATTTTTGTGATTTTCCCATTTTTCAATGGATCTGTCAGGTCTCATCTTTcgtttaaatatttatttacacTTTATAGGTCTATATCCTTTTGGTAGATCAACTAGATCCCATGTATGATTTATCATGATGAATCTAGTTGGCTTTTAATTGCTTCTTTCCAAAAGTTAGCATCTATAGAAGTAATAGTTTCTTTATACGTTTTTGGATCTTCTTCCATTAGATAAGCATACATAATCTCATCATTTGTAGTATCTGGGTTTTCTAATAGAAAAGCTGAGATAAAATCTGGTCCAAAAATATTTTATactcttcttcttttgcttctcCTTGGTTCAAaaacattttcattttcatcacGATGTAGAGACAAACTTGAAGTAGTAGGAGTAGGAACAGGTAAATAAATAGAAGCACTAGTGACGTCACACATTTTGTCTTGTTTTAGAGAAAAGACgttttcaaaaaaattcacatcTCTATATTCACATACAGTGTAGTCATTCAATGTCATAAATCTATAAGTAGCACTGCTTGAGGTATAGCGAATgaaaacacaatcaaaggtCTTAGGCCCTAGGTTTGGTTTTCTAAATGATGGAAAAGCAACTTTGGCAAGACAACCCCAGACCTTCAAAAAACTCAAATTAGGTGCAAACCCATTCCAACGTTCATAAGGAGTCTTGTCTAATTTTTGTGAGGAACCCTATTCAAAATATAACATGCAGATAAAGCATAACTAATCAACATGACATTCAACATCTCTTTGAGAATCCTATATTTTCCTTCAGCTACACTGTCTTGGTGAGGTGTATACGCTAGTGGTTTAATGTATAATGTCATTTTTCTCACAAAAGGTCTTAAGGAAAATAGTTTCATACTCTCCTCCTCTATAAGACctaaatctttttatttttctatctagttgattttctacttctgTTTTCTACTTTACAAACATAAGTTCAGTCTCAtcttttgatttcaataaatacATCTTGGTATATCTAGAAAAATCATCAACAAAAGTATATAATATCTCTTACCATCTTTGCTAGAATAATTTTAAAATCAACCAACTTAGAATGAATTAAATCAAGCAGTTCTGTACTTTTGCTCTCAACAGGTAAAAAAGGTTTCTTTGCAAATTTTCCTTCCACACATACAAAGCATTTGgacttattttcaaaattaacaaCATTATTAACATGTATATTTTGCAACTTTTTGGTGGAAGCAAAATTTACAtgtcctaatctaccatgccaTACATTCATAGATTCACACAAGTAAGCATAAGCAGAGGTACTTGCATTATTTCCAACAGAGTTTACAGAAACATTGTTAATAATAAAAACCATCAGCTAGGTACCCTTATCAggctcaaaaataatttttagtctAACCTTATTTAATAAACTACCAGAAATAAGGTTTCTACCAAGTGCACGCACATACAACACATTGTTCAAAGAGAGGTTTTTTCCAgaagttaatttaattaaaattgttccttTACCGACAACACCAGCAATTATGGTGTTTCCCATGTAGGCACATTCTCCATCGACAGCATCCTCAAAGTGATGAAACAACTCCTTGTTTGAACATATATGTCTAGTAGCTCTAATGTCCAGCACCTAGTCAATTTTGTTCTCCACCAGATTTGACTCGaccacaacaacaacaatgatcTCTTCATTCTCCACTAGATTGGATTGTGGAGCAGCTCTATTATTTGCATTTTGATTGGTGTTTTGTTGGTTTTTCCTTTGGTAGCACTGAAATGCCTTATGGAAAGTTTTTCCACACACAAAGCATtcgaccttcttcttcttaatcCTTCCATTCTTCTTGAAAGACTTATTTTGATTTGAGCCTTTATAGAACTTGTTCAGTTGTCCTTTTGACTTGTCTTTTGGCACCACAACAGGTTAAACAATGTTAGCATTAATGGAAACAGATTTAGAGCAAAGTTACTTATCTTTTGTCATGTTTGATTCTTTAGTTCTCATGTGACTATCAAGCTCCTAGTGACTGAAATCTTTCTTCTTATGCTTCAGGTGGTTTCTGAAATCACTTTAGGAAGGAAGGAATTTCTCCAGAAGGACATTCGCTTGCACCAGATCACACATGGTCATGCCTTCACTCAGAACTTCAGCAACCAGATTTTCATATTCATGAATTTGGTCAATGATGGgcttttcatcaaccatttggTAGTTAAGCCACCTGCCAACAACATACTTTTGTTTACCAGCATCATCAGATCCATGTTTTTCTTTCAAGGCGTCCCAAATTTCTTTAGCAGATTTTTTGTtcacaaaaatgtcaaacagtgGGTTTGACATGTGATTAAGGACATGATCCCTAgcacttttgttgtcattttcatattttgcagattgggtGTCATATTGTTGAACAATGAGAGACATGGCAGGTCTAGTTGTGTCAGAAGGAGGGTCTTGAATGACAACATAATCAAGTTCAAGTTGTTCAAAAAAGATAAGAATTTTTTGTGACCATCTTTTGTAATTAAGACCGTCTAATGGCTCTAGTTTGGAGAGACCGGGAAGGGTTTTAGCAATTAGAGCAGACATAAATTACAAGCAGAGAAATTCGCTTTCAAATTATAGGAAAGATAATTAGGTTACAGAAAAACTTATCAAGAAATCGAACTGTGTGGTGGCAAGTGTCAttgccttgaaagcgatttcgaCAGACGCATATGCAATCTCAGATCTGTTTGCTTCCTAAGGTTAATGCAGAACGATTCCAACGATTAGATATGCTCTTAAGGACTCACCTGGTAAGCCATCTGTTTATTTCTGTAATCCGTATGTTGATTAGATATCTATTTTAGTAGTAATGAACGTAGTTGAATGCTTGTTTACCAAAAAAACGTAGTTGAATGTTGAAAAGAATTTTCTTTTAGCTCACTTTAAGTTGTTCTTTTATTATCTTCTTAAcactattaaaaataaaaaataaaaaatcatcacCCAATAATGCAGATTGTTCAGGAACTTTTGACAAATAAATTAGAAGATTTAGAATTATCTAAAACATTTAGatatttatatatgaaaaagaaTTATAGGGCTGAAATGATTCATTGCTATTATTaatattagtataaataaatggGCATGTATGTCACATAATTCTGGTAGTTTGATGTTGGGAAGTTGGATCTACAAAATTAAATGAGAAGAAGCAAAGAACATGTGATGTGGCTGTGGAAGAAATCATAAAAGAAAATGGCATGTCGGTGGAGTAAACTACTTTATTTTAAGAACTTCAAAAGGAGCAAGTAAATTACTTATGTTTACATTTGCAGAATCAATAGCAGATATAATGGCAATTACTCTAGCCAATGGATTGACAAGTTTATTCTTGATACTATGTTGCTTAAGGGTTGGCACTATCATTTACACAATATCCATTGATGGACTTCCATTTCGCAAAGACCTTCTCACCCTGTAATCTTATGCTCTCCATTTCCAGGCAATGAATTTGATTAACATATTGTCAAGTTTCTGTTTGGTGTTGTTTTCAGGTGGATGGCTGCTCTTTTGCCTGATTGTTACATCAATGTACTACCATTCGCGGTAGGTATATGTAACTCaatctttttattgttttttgtaTAATGACTGTTTTTGGTTTGACAGTTTTTAATTTATGTGCACTTTTGTACCAGCTTTGGGTTTTCTACAAGGAAAAAACTAACTTAATTGCTGCAATTCTTTGGATAATTCTTCTTGCCTGCTTTAGCAGGTATCTGTTCTGATTTTCTTTGACAAATTAAGTGGTTTTTGTTACTCGTGTTGTATGTAAAGCTTCATTTTATGtattaaatcaaattttctCCAGCATTACAACGTGTGTCTACGTTTTCATTCAATTTCTCAAATTGTCGCCTAAAGAATCTGCTCAAGATCCGATATACCATGTACTACTGCATCCCGAAAACAAGTATGTACACAGAACTTTTGATATGTCTATATTTGCATTGAAGCTTTCGTAACTGGAGAACTTTAGCTTAAAGCTTTCGTTTAGTTAGATGACTATGTATggtttatatattttgtaaaaaaacagAAACCCCTGAAATAATTTAGCACACTTGAATGCCGAATTtatgttatttaattgtcaacTAATCTCAATCTAATGTTATCAGCTATGCCTACATTTATCAAGCTTGGTTCTGATCTTGTTAGCATAACACCTTACTAGTAGTAATAGGACTTCCAATTTCTGCCATGAATGACTACTATTTTAACTAACCAGAACCATCAGAGATAATGAAATACAAACAGTTATCTAAAGTGAAAATCCATGATATCTTAAAAGACAAAGGCttattaatttgaaaattttactaaattgatattttactaGATGGTAATATATGTATCTTGTTCAAAGAACCAATTCAATAGCAAAAAAAGAGACGAACCCATGAGTGTCGCCCCTTGCGATTCTTCTTC of the Euphorbia lathyris chromosome 7, ddEupLath1.1, whole genome shotgun sequence genome contains:
- the LOC136235010 gene encoding uncharacterized protein — its product is MAITLANGLTSLFLILCCLRVGTIIYTISIDGLPFRKDLLTLWMAALLPDCYINVLPFALWVFYKEKTNLIAAILWIILLACFSSITTCVYVFIQFLKLSPKESAQDPIYHVLLHPENNFLCKPLIGHLF